A genomic window from Gossypium hirsutum isolate 1008001.06 chromosome D10, Gossypium_hirsutum_v2.1, whole genome shotgun sequence includes:
- the LOC107914267 gene encoding laccase-11 has product MAINGDFVSKTTLFLVGLIAFISFPAEAAVRKYQFDIQVKNVSRLCHAKPIVKVNGRFPGPTIYAREGDRVIVNVTNHAKYNMSIHWHGLKQYRNGWADGPAYITQCPIKTGNSYAYDFNVTGQRGTLWWHAHILWLRATVYGAIVIMPKQGMPYPFPKPNMEQLVVLGEWWHKDVEEIVKQGNNMGLPPNMSDAHTINGKPGPLFPCSEKHTFAMEVESGKTYLLRIINAALNDELFFAIAGHNMTVVEVDAVYTKPFVTQAILIAPGQTTNVLIQANQSPGRYFMAARPFMDAPIPVDNKTATGIFQYKGIPNTVLPTLPQLPASNDTDFALSYNKKLKSLNSANFPANVPLKVDRKLFYTVGFGKDSCPTCVNGTRILASLNNISFVMPKIGLLQAHYFNISGVFTTDFPDKPPKPFNYTGAPLTANLGTAHGTRLSKIAFNSTVELVLQDTNLLTVESHPFHLHGYNFFVVGTGIGNFDPVKDPAKYNLVDPVERNTVGVPTGGWTAIRFRADNPGVWFMHCHLELHTGWGLKMAFVVEDGKGADQSILPPPKDLPPC; this is encoded by the exons ATGGCTATCAATGGTGATTTCGTTTCCAAAACGACCCTTTTTCTGGTCGGTTTAATTGCATTCATTTCTTTTCCAGCAGAAGCTGCTGTAAGGAAGTACCAGTTTGAT ATTCAAGTGAAGAATGTTAGCAGACTGTGCCATGCAAAGCCAATCGTAAAGGTAAACGGGAGGTTTCCAGGGCCTACAATCTATGCTAGAGAGGGAGACAGAGTTATTGTCAATGTTACAAACCATGCAAAATATAACATGTccattcactg GCATGGATTGAAGCAATATCGAAATGGTTGGGCGGATGGACCGGCTTACATAACACAATGTCCGATTAAGACAGGGAATAGCTACGCTTACGACTTCAATGTAACAGGGCAAAGAGGAACTTTATGGTGGCATGCACACATTCTTTGGCTAAGGGCTACGGTGTATGGAGCCATTGTCATCATGCCGAAACAAGGAATGCCATATCCGTTCCCGAAGCCGAACATGGAACAGCTTGTTGTTTTAG GGGAATGGTGGCACAAAGATGTTGAAGAGATTGTCAAGCAAGGAAATAACATGGGATTGCCACCAAACATGTCGGATGCACACACTATCAATGGGAAACCTGGACCTCTTTTTCCATGTTCTGAGAAAC ATACATTTGCAATGGAAGTCGAATCCGGGAAAACATACTTGCTAAGAATCATCAATGCTGCTCTCAACGACGAGCTTTTCTTCGCGATTGCCGGTCATAACATGACAGTAGTTGAGGTGGACGCAGTTTATACAAAACCGTTCGTCACTCAAGCGATACTGATTGCACCAGGGCAAACCACGAACGTTCTAATACAAGCCAACCAATCCCCTGGGAGATATTTCATGGCTGCTAGGCCTTTCATGGATGCTCCAATCCCTGTAGACAACAAAACCGCGACAGGGATATTCCAATACAAAGGAATCCCCAACACTGTTCTTCCTACACTTCCTCAGTTACCAGCTTCCAATGACACAGATTTCGCTTTGAGTTACAACAAAAAGCTCAAGAGCTTAAACTCTGCAAATTTTCCTGCAAATGTTCCCCTTAAAGTCGATCGAAAACTGTTCTACACGGTTGGTTTCGGCAAAGATTCTTGCCCGACATGCGTTAATGGGACAAGAATCTTAGCCTCGTTGAACAATATTTCTTTTGTGATGCCTAAAATTGGACTTCTCCAAGCTCATTACTTCAACATCAGTGGAGTTTTTACAACTGATTTCCCTGATAAACCTCCTAAGCCATTTAACTATACTGGTGCACCCTTAACAGCCAATCTTGGCACTGCACATGGGACAAGGCTTAGCAAAATAGCCTTCAATTCTACAGTTGAGCTAGTGCTACAAGACACTAATCTCCTTACTGTTGAGTCACATCCATTCCATCTCCATGGCTATAACTTCTTCGTGGTCGGAACCGGTATCGGAAACTTCGATCCTGTCAAAGATCCGGCAAAGTACAACTTAGTCGATCCTGTTGAAAGGAACACAGTTGGTGTTCCGACTGGAGGTTGGACCGCCATTCGGTTTAGAGCAGACAATCCAG GTGTTTGGTTTATGCATTGTCATTTGGAGCTCCATACTGGGTGGGGATTGAAAATGGCTTTTGTGGTTGAAGATGGAAAAGGAGCTGATCAATCAATTCTGCCTCCACCCAAGGATTTGCCTCCATGTTAA